The DNA region gcttgtttgtttaaatatcaaaacattttattggacCCTTATATGCGTAAACACAGCAACGTTGCACATGACCTGTGGTAGACAAGTTCCTGAAATAAGCTGACAGGTCATAAAACACAAGAATTTATTGATTTAGTTGATCCAAATATTTGTCAAACGGCGTACTGCTTACCTTTCAACTAATGACTGATTAACTTTGTTCGCAGAGTGGTTTCAGTGCTCTTCCTGTCTGTGGGGGATGCAACACTGCATTACAATATCGAATCTGTTAGAATCTGTCACTGTTTATCCTTCTGTTGATTTATGGTAGAAAAACTCGACATAATCTAAAAGTGTCCCACTGTCAAAGGTCACTGCGGTAAGTTTTCTGTAACATGCCTCTTAAAACATGACAGTGAATGTATTTGGCAGTAAGTTCTTGGATATCTCAacaaatttatatatatatataatatatattaaaaatattttaatgtaaaagagTAAAAAGCCATCAGTGTTTGATGGAGTTTATTGAGAATGAAATACTAAAATGCTTTATTTCTTTACTTTCCTTCAGGGTAAAGAGAAAGATTCTCAGCTTCCCCTAGACCATCAAGATCCAGATTGCGTGGTAGTTTCACCGCAGCCTACTCAACAGTCTGCACGAGATGAGTCTTCACCCAGGGAAGATATATCTGTCTTTCCACAGACCCAAGTCCCCATTGAAGAGGAATACCCCCCGACATCCACCCTCGCTAGCTTGAAAGATAATCAGGCTTCCACCTACAGTGTTATCTTGGTGACAGACAGCCACAACCATGGTGAGACACCCACTGAGGCTGTGCAAGAAGAGGAGATCAGTGTTGATAGCACGGGCAAAGAAGCTGAAGCGAACACAGAGGAGGGCTGTTCCACTAAGTTATGTGAGGAAGAGAAAACTGAAGtgaaatcaaacacacagcCGTCCTCAGATATAAACAGTTCTGAGATTACTGAATTACCAACACCTTCGCTGGAAGTGAGAATAGAGACAAGGGAATCTAAAACATCAGACCAGGTACTTTCACCTCTGTCTACTATGGAGGCGCATACTTCAGAGGGAGGTAATTTTAAAGAAGAGGTCGAATGCGCTTCAGTTattcaggaaatgaatgtaGGATTTCCGCCCACTGCAGCCCCAGAGAGTTTAGAGATGGGTGAcctaaaaatacagcaaataagCACTGCTTCTGTTGCAGAGGAAAGTAAAGAACTCCACAATCACAGTGCAGAGCAGAGTTTAAACTCAGGTTTCACAAACAGTGAGGAGAAAAGCGACTTGAAAGAGATATTGTTTTCTGATTTAGAGAAAGATCTAGAAGTTAACTTGTGTAACAATTTGAAAGTACAAGAGCAGGAGATTTTAGAATGCAAACGCACAGAAGCAAGGAATGAGAGTTCAGAGTTTGAAATGGAGACAGACAAGGAAACTCAGGTGAAAGTAGAGGAAAATCAGGTGAAAGTAGAGGAAACTCAGGTGAAAGTAGAAGACACTCAGATGAAATAtgaggaaaatcaagtgaaattAGAGGAAACTCGGGTGAAAGTAGAGGAAGATCAGGTGAAATTAGAGGAAAATCAGGTGAAAGTAGAGGAAGATCAGGTGAAAGCAGAGGAAAATCAGGTTAAAGTAGAGGAAACTCACGTGAAATTAGAGGAAAATCAGGTGAAAGCAGAGGAAAATCAGGTTAAAGTAGAGGAAACTCAGGTGAAAGTAGAGGAAAATCAGGTTAAAGTAGAGGAAAATCAGGTTAAAGTAGAGGTAATTCAGGTGAAAGTAGAGGAAAATCAGGTTAAAGTAGAGGAGTTGGATGAATCAAAGACCATTTCAGTAACACAAAATAAGGAAGGTAATGCTAATGTTTTGGAGGAACCCTGTAATGTTGCACGTCAAGACGGCAATGAGAAACAGCTGGATTGGGCCTCAGACAATGTTCCACAAATCCAAATATCTTCATGTACTGAAGATATTAAACCAGCTGTGCCAGATTtaagcccaaatgaacattttataatCCCAAAAATTGAAATAATGGAACCTGAACTCAAAGAGTGCACTCTGCCATTAAGTATTTTGGCACTCaacaagacagaaacagagccTGCTTTGTTGCAAAACCATGATGCAATAATCCAAGAACAGAGTGTGTCTGATTCCTCAGATTTGATGCCCACGCAGAAAGGTATGCAGAATGATTATAACCCCTCAACTACCGAGAAAGTAAAGGAAGTTGTGCAATTTCATGATGAGACAGAAAAGCCGGAGTGGGAGCAGACACAAATAAAAAGTAGTGAACAGCTCCCTCAGTTGGACTATGCAAAAATTCCTGTTATAAATGTTTCATGTAGTGAGGACAAGGAGAATGGTGCATTTGTAAACACCCATGTTTCAGACACACCGAAGCCTGTTGAAACTCCAAAGGCGCCTTCGTTCGTGGTGCCACCGATCTCTGTCACTTGCCATGAAAGTGATCTCATAGTGGCCTCTCAGTGTGAgtcaacagaaacagaaacttcAGCTACCATGCAAAGGGGAACAAAGCATGATGTTGACAATAACGCAGCCACTAAGCCTGAAAAGACTCAGAACCAAGaagaaatggcagaaaaaaatgtaacaggAAACACTCCCTCTGTGCTATTTGAAGCTCCAGTGCCAAAGGTTGGTGACAGCGTACCATCATTGAGCAAAACAACCCAAGACAACTTTGTCCCTGaaatattgaaaacaaaaaccctAAAAGAGGCCAAGATAGAGAACTCTGTCACTGTTGAGGACCTCCTAAGAAATAGATCCTCTGTTGAGAGACTGACCTTCAAACCCCCGGCACATCCATCACTGAGTCCAGCCAGTCTCCGTAAATTTATGTCCAAGGCTGCTCCAGATTCAGACAACGAGGCCGTGACATCTGTCCCCGTAATCACTGTGGGTGACCGCCAGAATGACAAGGCAGACGAAGATCTAAGCGGGGGATCGACACCAACATCATCCCTCTCCTGTGAAAGCAGTCCCCGGCTCAAACGTAAGGACAGTCTATCACTCATACGCTCTGCCACGCCAGAGGAGTTGGCCTCCGGGGCTCGCCGCAAGATTTTCATCCCAAAAACTAAAGAAGATGGAGAAGGCACTGTCGGTGCGCTAGACACTCAAAGCAAGAAGGAGACCCCCTACATGTCACCCAGCCAAGCTCGCAGAGCAGCATTACTACAAGCTCCCATGGGACAAAACACCCCACCAATGGAGAGGCGCTCTCCGCTGCTAAGCCGCAGAAAGACCACACTGGAGGTGCCAAAAGTTGTGGAGGAGACTCCATCAGAAGAGCCAGTCAGCACCAAGCGAGAAGAGAAACCTGCTGAAAAGAAGTTGGACCCATTGAAAGGTAACAAAGTCCGTCTTTCAGTcatgaaatatgtatttttttatcttgtgcaacaagaaaaaaatatatatatacagtttatgttGAGTGGGCAAGGTATTGATATATGATAATATGACATTAATATTGTTaaagaatataaacaaaatgtacaaattaaGATACCATCTTTATTAATTAAATGACAGTCTAAGGTGAAATAGATTCAATTTCATTCATCCAATTTTTTGTGTAGTTTTCACAAAATATGTCATAATCATAATGGTTCTGTGAAAGACTTTGCATATTTTTGAAGTTTGTCAACACTGGCATCAGTACATTGGCACTCGATGAAGCAGAAACATTAGAAAGTCTCCGCTCTCCAGTACGGTATATATTTACCTTGGGCCCCTTGCTGGGCACCACTTCTGTCATGCACCAACAGCACCCCAGGTCATCCGTAAGATCAGGGGAGAGCCTTTCCCAGATGCCTCGGGACACCTGAAGCTCTGGTGCCAGTTTTTCAACGTGCTCAGTGACTCTACCATTAAGTGGTacagagatgaagaggaaataCTAGAGGTGAAGAGAAGGTAAATCCCCTTCTTGTCTTACAGCGTCAACACCACTCTAACCACCTGTAATACGGATCAAGTGCAATACCAGATGGTGTTCAATTTGTTGTAGGTATTAACATAATTACTTTGTCGTTGCTATTGTTCTAAGAAATCCAGCCAACATGATTGGTTAAACTGGACAGATTCCAAATATGAAACAATAAGGCTACAAGGATAAACAGGATTTATTTGGGCCTTAGAGAGCATCTCATGGCCTTCTGTCATTCTCATATTCTCACTGCAGACATCTAGCTCATGTGACGATGAACCCCACAGCTGTGACACAGAGAGGTGAATCTCTGGCTAGACACAGAGACTGTAACCTGACACAGTATTTTTTCCATCTCCAGGGGGCATTAAAAGTCTATATATGTGCTATTGGTTGCTGTGTCAGCAGACTGCTGCCACACAATATGACTGTCTGTGTCACAGTGACACCTTGTGGGTTATTGTGGTCGTCCAAATAAGGTATAGTTCTGATGAGGCAATAAACTTGGTGTGTACGTGattatgtgctgtatgtgttttcttttgtcctcaAGTGGGGGAGATGAAAGCCAGGTAGCGCTGGCTATTGTGCTGGCATCCAGCCCAGACTGTGGAGTGTATGGCTGTACGATCAAGAATGAATATGGGACTGACACCACTGACTACCTCCTCAGTGTAGACAGTAAGATACAAGATGCCTGAAGaaatttcagtttgaaaacTGCATCTAATCATATCAGTTGTGCTTTAatgagtttttgtgtgttttctgttttacagtTCTGTCTGAGATACTACTGAAAGATGATTTGGAAGGTAAATATTTCAATTAgatatgtactttttttttttttttgtaaatcatttcttattgtcagaatcagaatcagtttATTAGCCAAATATAAAAGCATACAAACAATGTGTCTTGGCTTTTGCTcccacaaacaaaacatggaagaataaaaagagtaaggtaataataatgatgaaataaacaaaatagtaGTAAATATGGACTGTACCTCAGTCTTTTTCCTGAGGGAAGGAATTCAACTGTGATCTGAGTCTGTGGGTTCTCCACCCAGCAAATGATGTGCTGCAGCCTTTAAATGTCCTGTTTAGTTGCTGTACTGTAACAAACAGATGTAAatatctgtttctgtcttccttTAGTTGGAGAGGAGATAGAGATGACCCCACTGCTGTTCAGCAAAGGTATTGCCGATTGTGGCAACTGGGGTAACAAATACTTTGGCCGCATCATGACCGAGACGGTGCACATCGGGGAAGGTGCTGCCCACAAAGCCAGCAGAGTGAAGGTAATTTACGGCCTGGATCCTGTCTTTGAGTCTGGAAGCACCTGTATCATCAAAGTTCAAAACCCCATCGCCTATGGGACCAAACAGGAGAGCAACCTTACAGAGAGAAATCTAGAGATTACAAGACAAGTGAGTAGTAGTAGATTTAACGTCTAAGAATTATTGGTAAATTGCTTGCAATAAATTCCTAGCAATTACACCTGctatacattcatttttttaaattaaattctttcTGTTGCCAGGAGTGCAAAATCCAAAACATGATCCGAGAATACTGTAAAATCTTTGCTGCTGAAGCAAGAGTTGCTGAGAACTTTGGCCACTCACTAGAGTAAGGATCACATCCAATATACAGCAGCTCTGATAACTGATTCCTACTAAAAATGCACTGCTTGTGAtcatctcactttttttttttttttttcctgtgatttCCACAGAGTGAATCCTCAGTATCTGATGTACCGGCCTGCAAACTCTGTGCCATATGCCACAGTGGAGGCTGATCTGAAGGGTGTCTTCCTCAAGTATTGTATGATGGATCCTAAAGGCAGACTGATTACACGAACTATCTCTGAGGTGGAGCAGAAATGCTGCACATTCCAGCACTGGATCCATCAGTGGACGCATGGCAATTTACTGGTCACTCGGATGGAGGGTGAGCAACACATACAAGGCGATCAAGAAAGTGATCAAATACTGTATCTATTAATATTAAAGATCgtctttgatttattttggcAGGTGTTGAAATGAAGATTACTAATGTCAAAGTTGTGACCAAGTCAAAAGGGTTTGTATCTCAATCAGTACATGCAAGTGTTTTGGGTTGTTTACTATTAGAATGGCTGCAATAAAAAAGCTGTCTCCTGTATTTCAGATACCAAGGACTAACAGATTGTGGCTCTCCTGAAGTATTCGAACAGTTCCTGACACAACATAAGTGCAACTACTACTGTGGACTTCTTGGCCTGCGCCCACTGAAGACTATGGATAGTCTGCAGCAGCCCACCAAGATGAAGGGCTCCAGGAGTCCCCTGCTCAACCGCAAGTTGGGTGCAGGCTCTGGCAGCCCACAGCTACAGCGGAAAGGACACAGCCCTCAACTGTCTAGAAAGGCAACTTCTAGCCCAAAGGTGACTAGAAAAGTCCAGGAGACAGAGGACAATAAATCAGGTGCCAAACCCAAGCCTGCAGAAACTCTTGATGTTCTTGAAACAAGGTAGGAAAAAAAGGTCTCTTTTGTGTCATGTAAGATGTTATTGCTGTTAATGGTTTAGCATTACCTGTTTCTTTCCAGTTACCAAAGCCAGCAAGGACTTGAAGAGTAAGattataagaaaataaatagtttgTTGACCTGATTTGTCTTGTAAAATTACTGTGAATTTCTCTGTAGCCATTACAACTATGAGACATCCCTCTCCCAGCTTGTGCTGTGTCTCCCAGCGCAGGGTTTTTGACCTCATAGCTCAGAGACACCACACAGCAAAATCAGAGAGAGACTTTAGAGTTGACTATTGACTATTAAATAGTTTGAAACACTTGCCTCAGTCTTATCAGCTCTATGAGTGGACAAACAGCTCTTCAAGCAATATTTGTCAACACAAAATAATCATGAGGGAAAAATCAACCGCACTTCACAGTGTAAAATTTGCAGTAgctcttttcttttattgaagAGAtgtcaacatttgtttttgttgttgtgttttggtttaaaGAATTGTGAAGGACAAAATCTACATGACCACAGCCACAGAAGTGATTGAGATCATGTATTATCATGTCATGTCATATTAGACATTGCATATTCATCTGTGATGTACATTATGTGTGTAGGACATAAAGTTTATTTTGGAGATGTTATGGTTAGCATTAGAACTGCCTATGCAGCATTTCTTTATGTCTCAACATTACAGAGCAAACGTGAGCTCATGCTGTGAAAGTACACCATTTTTAGGTCAAAGATGTTTGTGTGCACTTTTTTTGGCATTAGTTTGTAGaagatttaaatgatttttatcTGTTAATTATAGAGTCTGTATACCTGCTTTAACAGTCCTATTATTTCAGAATATATGCTGGTGAATACAACAGACAAAGGAATAGTAGTAAGGGGCTTAAAAATAAACTCTTTAACTATGGTATGGCTATGCTCATtgacattcaaacacacaagtATGTTTCCAGCAAGGAAAGCTGCTGAATGAGTTTCACACAGTAATTTGGACCTGACCTATGGACTGTAGGATAAAAGCCCACTAAGCAAAATAACCAACTCAGGATTTTCAGAAGCTTCTTGATCTTAACATGAAATCTGTAAAGTTTTACTACAACTGACAATCAGCCCTAGCTGACCAACAATTTATCTGCAGTAACCAGACCAATCCTTAGCATTGCCTTTTTTATAAGTTGCAAACTCCAGCATGGACTTAAACATCGGGGGTAGAATACAAATGAAAACGAAACAGTTATCTCATGATGTTGCACAGGGATTTAACTTTAGTTAAATTCCAACAGgagtcattttctttttacaaataCAGAACTGACAAAAGAGCTTTAGGAATTTCTATAATGGATTCTTGGTTAATGATCAATGAGAGTCTACAAATGAGTCCAAATAGCCACTGCTCAGCTGTTGTTACTTACAAATTCACTTTGACTGCATGAGGAtttgtttatgaaaaaaaaatgcatatttgaAATGGAGATGGGATATTTGTAATAGCAAAATAAGTAAATGTATGCTGACCAGAAGATGATGTTGAAAACACTGTAATTTTATGGTGTGGTGTCATGCAAACAAATCActgtattgtgtatgtgtacataaaGTCAAAGGACTAAATGTAAGtggtgtgaaaaaaaagtagtaaacatgtgagtgagtgagtgaatgagtgagtgagtgagtgagtgacaaagaaggataaatgtgtgtgtttacaatgtGTACTGTCTTTGGCTTGTTACACCATGTcagctgatgtttttttaaataaaagtctaaaatatttgtgttcaagcataatttatttttttatttacataggtttttatttatatcagtGACATTATTAACTTATACATTATAAATCATGTTACATTCATTAAAGTGCTGATACCTGAATATTTCCTGAGGTATATATATTAAGTGGTGTCCTTTTAACACTTGGCCTTAAATTAAATACAACATCAGAATTCATTTACAATATAATACACAAAAGgcacatttatgtttaaaagatATGCATATAGGCATTCCATTTTAACATTAATCAAGGCAGAAATCAACAGACATGGAGAGATATTCAACTGAActataaaaacagatatttttttcctctacatACAAACCGCTGCGTTAGAAAGATCACAACACTGACAACATTTAGAGAGAAACATTGTGGCGTTTGCTACTGTGCTCCACGGTGGTTCAAATGAGATGGTCCCATTGTTTAGAGTGCTGCAAGAGAATTAATTTGagatataaatacaaagaacTCCATATCACAGAAAGACACTTGATCTATTAACACTATGTTATTGATATTGTGCTTCATGTTTTAATCAAGGCACCAGATAGCATGtttgtaatgaaaatgtaaattctCACCTTTGAAAGAGGTCATTGCAGCAAGTTTGTATGTTTTCATCTGTGGCACTGAAAGCAGATACCTTGAACAGCTCCACACAGTCAAGTGGAGGAACAAAGAGGATCCCTGAGAAACAAAGTAAGAGCCACTCAGTAAAATTGCAGTACAAGTTGCactaaaattatataaaaaatccAAAAGTGCTTACCTGCAATGCAAGCATTGACAAGAGAAACACAAGTCCCGGTGATCATAGCTCTCAACACCAGAGAcgagatttcacttcttttagATGGGCATATAGAGGCTTTGATAAGAGAAAATGCTCTGTGTCAAAAATCATTACTGAGACAGTATCCTGGTGCAAGACAAAAAAGTGATGGGATGATAAAATACTCACAAAGGCCACCAATCACAATGCCCAGTGAGCTGAAGTTGGCGAACCCACAGAGAGCATAAGTGCTGATTACTTCTGATCGGACCTGTAACAGGAAGACACAAAATAATTGAATGTTATTGCacattatgtaaaataatttacCTTCCATTTTTTGTGCTGTGCTACTTTCACACACCCCCACTGACAATGGTCACAACATATAAGAACTCAAACTAAGAACATTTACTCACAGTAATCCATGGTTCTTCATTAAGTCCATTAATTCTGTTGTTCTTCAGTTCAGATAATTTCTCATAAGCCACAAACTCATTGACGAAGACCTTTGTGCCAATTAGTTCAGCAACCATGAAACTCTCCTCATACGGTATTCCCATCATAAAGGCCACAGGCATGAACACGTAAGAGCAAATTACCTatgaacacaaaaatacatgtaGTTATTTAGATATCATTAGATTCACTTGTTAACTTTACAGTACAATAAAGTGAAATGCTGTATGTGAAatatcaacataaataaatatacatatgtTTGAATAATtagttaaaatgtgaaatattataataaataagcAAATAGATGatcaaaacaaattattatttattatttgttaactataaatgtaatgtaatgtaattgtaATTATTTACAATCAACTTATCGCTGTTTTGCTAAAACATACCTGAAATGTGATTGAAGGATATCCCACCATGCCTCCAAGCCAACCCaaagatttatttatgaatCCAAGGATGGCAAGAAAGGCGATTAAGTTTGCTGCAATGTTAGCAACAAGACTTATTGAGGCAGATGCTCCATTGCTGGCAGCCTCCAAAATGTTCTGTTCATCACTGGGGAGTTCAAAAAAGTAATTCAATTCAcaaaagtagaagaaaaacactaaagaaatgagaaaaaaatgaagagacagatatactgtacacacccACAAGCTATTTTGATAGCCTTATCTGACTTGAAGACACTCTCCTTTGTCTCTGGGTAAGACAGCTTGGAGATGGCCAACGCACAAGGAGCAGCCATAACAGAGGCTGATATCAAGGAAGATGCATCAATCTgcaaaatacaatgaaatgtcatttaattCACAGTGGCGCATTGGAGTCACTGTAGTAATCAGTAACAGATTACAATGATTGATATTCCACATGatgttgttaaaataataaaactgtaaagCAACTAAACAAAAGcattatcaaatattaaaaagtacTAATTGTAGTTTTaaattttgtggttttgtctgttttaaaacactACAGCAGTTtttatatatacttatatatactATCAATTCAGTTGCAACCTTAAAATAAGAAAAGTCCAAGAAAAACCAAAAGGCCCATGGAAAAACCTGAATCATCACCCAATTATAGATCCTGGTCTTTTCtcattatttaaatgtagtGTTTTTGCAGCTTTTGTCATAGATAAATCCACATAAACTAACGTTAGAAGAGATATATGATCAAAACACAACATGGTTGGTCATGTCATGTAATAGTCAAACTTCTCCCTCCTCCAACCAGGATCTACTCCTGTTTTAATGTACAGTAGTTGATGCTGATTTTCTCAACAGTCTCTTCTCTCAAGTCTACTAACAGTGCCCTTGTCCCCTTAACTAACAGCTTCTTGAAAGATGGTCTTTGACTGCTTGTTCACAGAACCACTGTACATCATCAACCTCTCCCGACAGATTAGCTGTTTTCCAGTGACCTCAAAACTGCTTCTGTACAACCTCCTCTGAAGAAAAGAAGCACTCTGGACGCTTGGCACATTTAACAAGCATTGCTGCTACAATATTGTGCAGGGACACGTCATCCCATCTGGTTTGCGCTAAGGGCTATTTGacgaaggagaagaagaaggagactGATGGAGATGACCTGGCCTCTACAGTCACCTGACCTGAACCCAACTGAGATGGTTTGGGATGAGTTGGACAGAGGAGTGAAGGAAAAGCAGCCTTGACTTTGGACAGTCTTCTTGTAGATTTAACTTTCAATGCTTATCATGTTTAAAGAAACTTAAAATTACTCTTTTCAAGCTAGTATGTATCATGTGCTGGTATGAAAACAGTTTAATCTCACCCCAAATGAGATGAATGCCCCCATGACACTGCCTGCAATTGTGGCAAATCCCCCGGTCATAACAGCATGGATCTCAGAACTGGTCATGTCCTTTAAATAGGGACGAATCAGCAGCGGTGCCTCagtctaaaaaaacaaaacatgaagagTTACTGTATGAATGTTTATAGAATCATAAAACCAAAGCACAGCATGATTCAAACTCATGAAATTTAAATGCAATGTTGTCAGACAAGGGTGAAAGATAGTGTAGCAAAGACATCAAGCCTTGTTCAGAGTACCTGCCCAACAAAGATATTGCCTGCCACACTCAAGGTCTCAGTGGGAGAGGTTCCCAACGTTATCTGCATAACCCATGAGATCTGCgtggacaaaaacacatggCTCTTGGTCATAGTACTGTATGTCACAGCAGGTGTAAGCCATGTACACCCAGCCATCAGGAGTCTCTAAGGCTGTGAGGTATAAGTTTTAATCTTGCTTTACCTTCATAATGAGCCACTGCATTATCCCCAAAAAGTAAAGGACCGACATCACACTGCTGAAGAACACAACAATAGGCAAAGCCTGAGGAAGAAATGACAAAACTCAGCTTGAATAACTCATAATCATATAGcctgtatttattgtatttaggAAAGAATAAATTGTCAGCTGCACATCCACTCACTTGAAAGGCAAAAATGTCTGCGATCAGATCCCCAAAAACAAATGCTGACCCTTCTTTGGTGTAGTTGAGGAATATCTAAAATCATGAGACAAAGAAGAAACATGGGTTATATTATTTCAAACAGTTCTTTGTTCTCTTAATCTATTAATTTATCGTATTCATGATTagattattta from Thunnus albacares chromosome 7, fThuAlb1.1, whole genome shotgun sequence includes:
- the alpk3a gene encoding alpha-protein kinase 3 isoform X2 — protein: MTSRRPMTRSFSGNGRTSSFSEEESNGRSESRNSYLSNVRPENRSTLCSVMAQLTEDIQPSFDTTLKSKAVSENCNVKFTCVVSGYPAPELKWYKDDMEMDRYCGLPKYEIRRNGKTHTLHIYNCTLDDAAIYQVSASNSKGIVSCSGVLEVGTMNEYKIHQRFFAKLKQKAEKKKKDMEDHTKKVDKENIQREKPRVSPERPPRKRPVPQPQQIPAVKEPEAVEQLGAAAEPNGVSSEVKETAPVTSIESGLDKEIPPSEETLAKKKIKITNGVDTGGNSSSNSSSRSHMMGNGGENCYDGGISLAQFLAETLQSQTNDEKQNSPLVEKPREMDKPIVNTSKEQEKKQKEREEQEKTPEEELEREKKREQELAIKREKEQERLSEMLHMVDHPKHGSEVKHHSKALKDHDQHNIQTSISSMLHTVKDFFFGKGKKDSHDHIENKGREFDHLSPSTQPYPSQPDTPPSFRLQMEHHPEVDKSLTEEVVPMETDKPKGHSETVDIEQQSVSPELLTPDTHKHEDSVLHTDLAPANSLPPESVEESTGQSVKEADDAVEAMKVSVGAESSGPHEEMSLSGLQLLTEGKEKDSQLPLDHQDPDCVVVSPQPTQQSARDESSPREDISVFPQTQVPIEEEYPPTSTLASLKDNQASTYSVILVTDSHNHGETPTEAVQEEEISVDSTGKEAEANTEEGCSTKLCEEEKTEVKSNTQPSSDINSSEITELPTPSLEVRIETRESKTSDQVLSPLSTMEAHTSEGGNFKEEVECASVIQEMNVGFPPTAAPESLEMGDLKIQQISTASVAEESKELHNHSAEQSLNSGFTNSEEKSDLKEILFSDLEKDLEVNLCNNLKVQEQEILECKRTEARNESSEFEMETDKETQVKVEENQVKVEETQVKVEDTQMKYEENQVKLEETRVKVEEDQVKLEENQVKVEEDQVKAEENQVKVEETHVKLEENQVKAEENQVKVEETQVKVEENQVKVEENQVKVEVIQVKVEENQVKVEELDESKTISVTQNKEGNANVLEEPCNVARQDGNEKQLDWASDNVPQIQISSCTEDIKPAVPDLSPNEHFIIPKIEIMEPELKECTLPLSILALNKTETEPALLQNHDAIIQEQSVSDSSDLMPTQKGMQNDYNPSTTEKVKEVVQFHDETEKPEWEQTQIKSSEQLPQLDYAKIPVINVSCSEDKENGAFVNTHVSDTPKPVETPKAPSFVVPPISVTCHESDLIVASQCESTETETSATMQRGTKHDVDNNAATKPEKTQNQEEMAEKNVTGNTPSVLFEAPVPKVGDSVPSLSKTTQDNFVPEILKTKTLKEAKIENSVTVEDLLRNRSSVERLTFKPPAHPSLSPASLRKFMSKAAPDSDNEAVTSVPVITVGDRQNDKADEDLSGGSTPTSSLSCESSPRLKRKDSLSLIRSATPEELASGARRKIFIPKTKEDGEGTVGALDTQSKKETPYMSPSQARRAALLQAPMGQNTPPMERRSPLLSRRKTTLEVPKVVEETPSEEPVSTKREEKPAEKKLDPLKAPQVIRKIRGEPFPDASGHLKLWCQFFNVLSDSTIKWYRDEEEILEVKRSGGDESQVALAIVLASSPDCGVYGCTIKNEYGTDTTDYLLSVDILSEILLKDDLEVGEEIEMTPLLFSKGIADCGNWGNKYFGRIMTETVHIGEGAAHKASRVKVIYGLDPVFESGSTCIIKVQNPIAYGTKQESNLTERNLEITRQECKIQNMIREYCKIFAAEARVAENFGHSLEVNPQYLMYRPANSVPYATVEADLKGVFLKYCMMDPKGRLITRTISEVEQKCCTFQHWIHQWTHGNLLVTRMEGVEMKITNVKVVTKSKGYQGLTDCGSPEVFEQFLTQHKCNYYCGLLGLRPLKTMDSLQQPTKMKGSRSPLLNRKLGAGSGSPQLQRKGHSPQLSRKATSSPKVTRKVQETEDNKSGAKPKPAETLDVLETR